In Pyrus communis chromosome 1, drPyrComm1.1, whole genome shotgun sequence, the following are encoded in one genomic region:
- the LOC137746464 gene encoding uncharacterized protein, whose protein sequence is MSSESVPPLVAAQLNYLLTHFPLVVKIENKWSGSKYYPGFLDRFTLVISYCLDVIKWDLIFDSESPFSAPDVIFGPDDEKFQQFLVSPDEGEVDSKFHMKCLSDWNSRDPTQLMLLIQELRDQYMSYQKKRVAEVDDDRLKFEISTIVAREGIEMQMSSGVDKPEEVKFAVPLLDMNINKMVPAYPWRHQQKLYLQVIYPVEKKYVSTPSAPRLKLVSTSELKTLFSIDEVKLRPWLNGMCMAEYLPHLEESLEKQVLEAVSLVDVRRRFIEALALQFGRPVEADSVLCRKATFLTASGVFTFLVHVSISTQFPKQKPGLMLQSSQHFNLQGVPIKSLPLTEFPWSPRWEVPHMAERICDYLTDEAVNFKKHCNEPPPQH, encoded by the exons ATGTCGTCGGAGAGTGTTCCGCCGCTCGTCGCCGCCCAGCTCAACTACCTCCTCACTCACTTCCCTCTCGTCGTCAAG ATTGAGAACAAGTGGTCTGGCAGTAAGTACTACCCCGGATTTCTCGACCGGTTCACCCTAGTCATTTCCTACTGTCTAGACGTTATCAAAT GGGATCTTATATTTGATTCGGAGTCTCCATTCTCTGCACCGGATGTTATATTCGGACCTGATGATGAGAAATTTCAGCAGTTTCTTGTCTCGCCCGATGAGGGAGAAGTGGACTCAAAGTTTCACATGAAGTGTTTGAGTGATTGGAATAGTAGAGACCCTACACAGCTGATGCTTCTCATTCAAGAACTAAG GGATCAGTACATGTCCTACCAGAAGAAGCGTGTTGCAGAAGTTGATGATGACAGGTTGAAGTTTGAAATTAGCACAATTGTTGCTCGTGAG GGCATTGAGATGCAGATGAGTTCCGGAGTTGACAAG CCAGAGGAGGTCAAATTTGCAGTTCCTCTATTAGACATGAACATAAATAAGATGGTGCCTGCATACCCCTGGAGACATCAACAAAAGCTATACTTGCAG GTTATATATCCTGTTGAGAAAAAATATGTTTCCACTCCTTCAGCTCCTCGATTGAAACTAGTGTCGACCTCAGAGTTGAAGACTCTATTTTCCATTGATGAAGTCAAACTCCGTCCGTGGTTGAATGGGAT GTGCATGGCTGAATACCTTCCGCATCTTGAAGAATCTCTTGAGAAGCAG GTTTTGGAGGCAGTCTCCTTGGTTGATGTTAGGAGGCGCTTTATTGAGGCATTAGCTCTGCAGTTTGGAAGACCAGTGGAAGCTGATTCG GTCTTATGCAGAAAGGCAACATTCCTTACCGCTTCTGGAGTTTTCACTTTTCTG GTTCATGTTTCAATTTCAACTCAGTTTCCAAAGCAAAAGCCGGGTTTGATGCTTCAGAGTTCACAG CATTTCAACCTCCAAGGTGTGCCAATCAAGTCACTTCCTCTAACTGAATTTCCTTGGAGCCCTAGATGGGAAGTACCTCATATGGCTGAGCGAATTTG CGACTATTTGACGGACGAGGCTGTGAACTTCAAGAAGCACTGCAATGAGCCTCCACCGCAGCACTAG
- the LOC137739686 gene encoding tubulin beta-6 chain, giving the protein MREILHIQGGQCGNQIGSKFWEVICDEHGVDPTGRYRGDAGSDLQLERINVYYNEASGGRYVPRAVLMDLEPGTMDSIRSGPFGQIFRPDNFVFGQSGAGNNWAKGHYTEGAELIDSVLDVVRKEAENCDCLQGFQVCHSLGGGTGSGMGTLLISKIREEYPDRMMLTFSVFPSPKVSDTVVEPYNATLSVHQLVENADECMVLDNEALYDICFRTLKLSTPSFGDLNHLISATMSGVTCCLRFPGQLNSDLRKLAVNLIPFPRLHFFMVGFAPLTSRGSQQYISLTVPELTQQMWDAKNMMCAADPRHGRYLTASAMFRGKMSTKEVDEQMINVQNKNSSYFVEWIPHNVKSSVCDIPPRGLKMASTFVGNSTSIQEMFRRVSEQFTAMFRRKAFLHWYTGEGMDEMEFTEAESNMNDLVAEYQQYQDATVEDEGEYEEEGAEENYED; this is encoded by the exons ATGAGAGAGATCCTGCACATCCAGGGAGGCCAATGCGGCAACCAGATCGGCTCCAAGTTCTGGGAGGTCATCTGCGACGAGCACGGCGTTGACCCTACCGGAAGGTACCGCGGAGACGCCGGCTCCGATCTCCAGCTCGAGAGGATCAACGTCTACTACAATGAGGCCTCCGGCGGTAGGTACGTCCCCCGCGCCGTCCTCATGGATCTAGAGCCCGGTACCATGGACAGCATCCGATCCGGTCCCTTCGGCCAGATCTTCCGCCCTGACAACTTCGTCTTCGGCCAGTCCGGCGCCGGCAACAATTGGGCGAAAGGACACTATACCGAAGGTGCTGAGTTGATCGATTCCGTTCTCGATGTTGTTCGCAAGGAGGCCGAGAATTGTGATTGCCTTCAAg GTTTTCAGGTGTGCCACTCTCTTGGAGGAGGAACTGGTTCCGGAATGGGAACCCTTCTGATATCGAAGATTAGAGAGGAATACCCTGACAGGATGATGCTCACCTTCTCCGTTTTCCCTTCACCAAAGGTCTCAGACACCGTTGTGGAACCATACAATGCCACTCTTTCGGTGCATCAGCTGGTTGAGAACGCAGATGAATGCATGGTTCTTGATAACGAAGCACTTTATGACATTTGCTTCAGGACCCTAAAGCTCAGCACCCCAAGCT TTGGTGACCTGAACCATTTGATATCCGCCACCATGAGCGGTGTAACATGCTGCCTAAGGTTCCCTGGACAGTTGAACTCGGACCTCCGGAAGCTGGCCGTGAATCTCATTCCATTTCCACGTCTTCACTTCTTCATGGTCGGGTTTGCCCCTCTCACCTCTCGTGGATCTCAACAGTATATCTCCCTCACTGTGCCGGAGCTGACTCAGCAAATGTGGGATGCCAAGAACATGATGTGCGCCGCTGACCCTCGTCACGGACGTTACCTGACAGCCTCAGCTATGTTCAGGGGGAAGATGAGCACCAAAGAGGTGGACGAACAGATGATCAATGTGCAGAACAAGAACTCGTCCTACTTCGTTGAGTGGATCCCTCACAACGTGAAGTCAAGCGTGTGCGATATTCCTCCCAGGGGTTTGAAAATGGCATCTACCTTTGTTGGTAACTCTACATCAATCCAGGAGATGTTCAGGAGAGTGAGCGAGCAGTTCACAGCCATGTTCCGGCGCAAGGCCTTTTTGCATTGGTACACCGGTGAAGGCATGGACGAGATGGAGTTCACCGAAGCAGAGAGCAACATGAATGATTTGGTCGCGGAGTACCAGCAATACCAAGATGCAACCGTGGAGGATGAGGGCGAGTACGAGGAGGAAGGTGCCGAAGAGAATTACGAGGACTAG